CCTGTAACTTACTATAGAACTCCATTACACTAGCTTCGTCTCCCTCTGGCATCTGAGCATTAAGGGCTAGGCGGAGGAAATTGGCGATCGAAACTCCTGGCACCTCTACAGGGTATTGGAAGGCCAAGTATAGACCAGCTCGTGCCCTCTCATGAGGCTTTAGTTCAAGTATGCTTTCACCATCGATCCGAATATCTCCCTGGCTAATTACATAACTTGGGTCACCAGCCAATATTTTGGCAAGAGTCGACTTTCCTGAACCATTTGGGCCCATGAGAGCGTGTATTTCTCCTTTGGGGATAGTTAAATTGAGGCCTTTTAGAATAGCTTCGCCGGCAATAGTTCCAGCGTGAAGATTTTTAATTTCGAGCTGCTGTCTGATCATTACTTCTCCTGAAGTCCTGCATAAGGGCAAAACCCTAAAGTTCGGATTCGTTCCGAGTTTAAATATAACCTGCAAACCAGGTTAATGTCGAGCAGCGAGCTTAGTATTCAGATATACATTAATGCAGTAAATCCACTGTTTTAGGAAAAAGCCCGTTACGAAAAGGTCTAAACGTCCTATTTACCCGAGTCCTTGTTGGGATCAAATCGTTTCACGTTTACTAGATAATCAAAGGTAACCTTAAGTAAAATCTTAAGGTCGAACGTCTGCTGCTAGAGAACGCTAAGTTAAACATATCAAGCTATTAACCCCTAATATTACTGCAATTAACGCCAAGGCCCATAGGGTTATCAACTAGCCTTCCTAATCATTGTTCAATACTAAATCAAGCCTAAAGAAACCAATCTTAACGAAACAACACTAACGCTAAATAGAAAACCACTGTTCCAACCACTGGAAATCCGCAAAAGAGGACCGCAGGTCGATGCCATCGGTGCCAGAAAAGGAACCAGCCAATAGCACTAGCCCCAAAAGCTACAAATGGATATGAAAAGTAAAGAATGCGTCCTAGCCCAAAGTGCAAAAAACCGGGCCCAATTGTATCTAATTGAAGACTGTTGATATGTCCACCATTTTGAGTTAATTGAAGGAGGGCGCCCATAGCCCAAAAGAACAGGATCCCTAAAGTTGCGACCTGAGCAATGAGCATCACATACAGGATCAGGGTCCTATCCTCTGCCAGAGTCTCGTTATGAACCTGTTGCTTCCCTCCACCGTCCAAATTATCCATCACAACGGTCTCGAGCCTGTCAATTAAGACCCTAATGCGTTTCAGAACGCTTTGGTAAGTCTCATAAGCTTGTTGCACGGTTCCTCCCAGTGTTGACAGAACATAACTCCCACAAAACACTTGACCTTCACAAGATTATCCCACGAACAGCCTCATATCCAACTTCACGGCGAAACTGCAGGTGAAAATACAAACAAACAATCTATAACTTAATCACCATTCGCACTGACGGTAAATCCTCACAAGAACATAATAAGTACTCCGGTTCACGAAAAGATTTGAGTCGCGAAAGCCGCCTAATACATCCAAACAGACATAACAACATAAAGGTGTTGATCTGCAATACAAAATTCACGGTACTTTTTTGCACCTAAGTCAAGTAAACATCCTTCAAACAATTTGCGAGTGACTTTAAGTATCGGTCAAACCTCTGGTATAATCCCGTGCTCGGCTTCAAGCTCGTAGTCATCCGAGTCCGCGGCAGACTTTTTTCGGGGCCCTATTGGGCGTGAAAACAAGGAGGCGTTAGCCTTTGCAGGATCTAGTTATTCACGGTGCGCGTGAACACAACCTTAAGAACATCAACATCGCGCTTCCGAGGAACAAATTTATCGTCTTTACCGGGGTTTCCGGCTCAGGTAAGTCAACTTTAGCGTTCGACACCATATATGCTGAAGGACAACGGCGCTATGTCGAGAGTCTTTCAGCCTATGCTAGACAGTTCCTGGGAATCATGGAAAAACCTGATCTAGACAGTATTGAAGGGTTAAGCCCAGCAATCAGTATCGATCAAAAGACTACCAGCCATAATCCCCGATCAACGGTAGGTACAGTTACTGAAATCCATGATTACTTGAGACTACTTTTTGCACGGGCGGGAACCCCACACTGCCCTATTTGTGATCGCATAATCCAGAAACAGTCAGTTACTGAAATTGTCGATAGATTCGTAGAGTATTTTGCTAACGAACGGGCCTTTATCCTCGCCCCAGTTGTACGAGGACGTAAAGGTGAGTACCGTAAGTTGTTTGACGAC
The window above is part of the Trueperaceae bacterium genome. Proteins encoded here:
- the sufC gene encoding Fe-S cluster assembly ATPase SufC, whose amino-acid sequence is MIRQQLEIKNLHAGTIAGEAILKGLNLTIPKGEIHALMGPNGSGKSTLAKILAGDPSYVISQGDIRIDGESILELKPHERARAGLYLAFQYPVEVPGVSIANFLRLALNAQMPEGDEASVMEFYSKLQAAIKTLEWDESIIERNLHEGFSGGEKKRSEILQLLVLEPQYAILDETDSGLDVDALKVVSKGVNAARGEQFGALLITHYQRLLNYIEPDRVHVMADGKIIRSGPKELAIELDNRGYDWVREPIDA